Proteins encoded together in one Lepisosteus oculatus isolate fLepOcu1 chromosome 2, fLepOcu1.hap2, whole genome shotgun sequence window:
- the rassf2a gene encoding ras association domain-containing protein 2a, which yields MDIRQDVVQVGENKFISKSALLSHLKTYNLYYEGQNLQLRHREEEGELIVEGLLNISWGLRRPIRLQMQDDNERIRPPPSSTSWHSGCTLDAQSKEGSQLAPPAIQVTEADDQSDGSAVMKEEGEAGDEDEEDSPQLLRTKSDAGVWRRGKRRTPSDQRRLRRHRFSINGHYYNHKTSVFTPAFGSVTNVRINSTMTTPQILRLLLNKFKIENSPDEFSLYLVHTSGERQELKSTDHPLAVRVLQGPCEQVSKIFLMEKDLGEEVTYDVAQYIKFEMPVLRSFIAKLQEEEDREVQKLKTKYTALRSLIQRQLQCASEGPTSM from the exons ATGGATATCAGGCAGGACGTGGTTCAGGTCGGAGAAAATAAGTTCATCAGCAA GAGTGCTCTGCTGTCACACCTCAAAACCTACAATCTCTACTATGAGGGACAGAATCTACAGCTGCGACACAGAGAG GAGGAAGGCGAGCTCATAGTGGAGGGGCTGCTCAACATCTCCTGGGGTCTCCGCCGGCCCATCAGGCTGCAGATGCAGGACGACAACGAGCGAATCAGAcctcccccctcctccaccTCCTGGCACTCAGGCTGCACTCTGGATGCTCAGAg CAAAGAGGGCTCCCAGCTGGCCCCGCCGGCCATCCAGGTGACCGAAGCCGATGACCAATCAGACGGCAGCGCTGTGATGAAGGAGGAGGGCGAGGCAG GTGATGAAGACGAGGAGGACTCCCCCCAGCTGCTCCGGACGAAGAGCGACGCAGGGGTGTGGCGCAGAGGGAAGAGACGGACGCCCAGCGACCAGCGGCGACTCAGACGCCACCGGTTCTCCATCAACGGCCACTACTACAACCACAAG ACGTCTGTCTTCACGCCTGCGTTTGGCTCCGTGACCAACGTGCGGATCAACAGCACCATGACGACGCCGCAGATCCTAAGGCTGCTCCTCAACAAGTTCAAG ATCGAGAATTCCCCCGACGAGTTCTCACTGTACCTGGTGCACACCAGCGGGG AGCGGCAGGAGCTGAAGTCTACAGACCACCCTCTGGCCGTGCGCGTCCTGCAGGGCCCCTGCGAGCAGGTCAGCAAGATCTTCCTGATGGAGAAGGACCTGGGCGAGGAGGTCACCTACGAC gTGGCTCAGTACATTAAGTTCGAGATGCCAGTGCTGCGCAGTTTCATCGCCAagctgcaggaggaggaggatcgCGAGGTGCAGAAACTGAAGACTAA gtACACAGCCCTGCGCTCTTTGATTCAGAGGCAGCTCCAGTGCGCGTCAGAGGGGCCCACCTCCATGTGA